Proteins found in one Fodinicurvata sp. EGI_FJ10296 genomic segment:
- the grxD gene encoding Grx4 family monothiol glutaredoxin, translating into MTENAVHQSIAREVSGNDVVLFMKGTPDFPQCGFSATAVAALGNLQVPFAAVNVLESDEIRQGIKEFSSWPTIPQLYVKGEFVGGCDIIKEMYFSGELQTLMKSKDINVLEGPPPGTGSSDSQA; encoded by the coding sequence ATGACGGAAAACGCTGTTCATCAATCCATTGCCCGGGAAGTATCCGGCAATGATGTCGTGCTCTTCATGAAGGGTACTCCGGATTTCCCGCAATGCGGCTTTTCCGCAACGGCCGTGGCGGCCCTGGGCAATCTTCAGGTTCCGTTCGCTGCCGTAAACGTTCTCGAAAGCGACGAGATTCGTCAGGGCATCAAGGAGTTCTCTTCATGGCCCACCATTCCCCAGCTCTACGTAAAGGGTGAGTTCGTCGGCGGCTGCGACATCATCAAGGAGATGTACTTCTCCGGCGAATTGCAGACCCTGATGAAGAGCAAGGACATCAACGTTCTGGAAGGCCCGCCGCCCGGCACCGGGAGCTCGGACTCCCAGGCCTGA
- a CDS encoding TAXI family TRAP transporter solute-binding subunit: MAKFSGDTRMKGLLAATAAGLALTVSVAHAQDDRLYILGTATTGGTYYPVGVAVGTLSQVQLRPTHGFSLNAISTAGSGENVRLMRDNEIQFAIVQGIFGAWAVGGEEQFEEPQDYMRSISMLWPNVEHFVVYSDHAETGTIPDLDNLEGEAFSIGARDSGTEGSGRTILGNLGYDVDNHFEVVYQGYGPSAESMQNRNIEGMNIPGGPPVAGVTEAFANLGNDITILEFTEEQREQANGPYSLWTEFVIEAGTYPNLDRDITTIAQPNFLAVRNDVAEEDVYELTKAMYENLDFLRGIHPATGTMSLETAIGGLPAPLHPGALRYYEEQGLEIPDNLRP, translated from the coding sequence ATGGCAAAATTCTCGGGGGACACGCGTATGAAGGGTTTGCTGGCAGCGACGGCTGCGGGCTTGGCGCTGACCGTTTCGGTGGCGCACGCGCAGGACGACCGGCTCTATATCCTCGGCACCGCGACGACCGGGGGCACCTATTATCCCGTCGGCGTGGCGGTCGGAACGCTCAGTCAGGTGCAACTCAGACCGACGCACGGCTTCTCGCTCAACGCGATCAGCACCGCCGGTTCGGGCGAAAACGTCCGGCTGATGCGCGACAACGAGATCCAGTTCGCGATCGTTCAGGGCATTTTCGGTGCCTGGGCCGTGGGCGGCGAGGAGCAATTCGAGGAACCGCAGGATTATATGCGGTCGATTTCCATGCTGTGGCCGAATGTGGAGCATTTCGTCGTCTATAGCGACCATGCGGAAACCGGCACGATTCCCGATCTGGACAACCTGGAAGGCGAGGCGTTTTCGATCGGCGCCAGGGATTCCGGCACCGAAGGCTCCGGCCGCACCATCCTGGGCAACCTGGGCTATGACGTCGATAACCATTTCGAGGTCGTCTATCAGGGTTATGGGCCAAGTGCGGAATCCATGCAGAACCGCAACATCGAAGGCATGAACATCCCGGGCGGCCCTCCGGTCGCGGGCGTGACGGAAGCATTCGCCAACCTGGGCAACGATATCACGATCCTGGAATTCACCGAAGAACAGCGCGAACAGGCGAACGGGCCATACTCGCTGTGGACGGAATTCGTCATCGAGGCCGGGACCTATCCCAATCTCGACCGCGATATCACCACCATCGCGCAGCCGAATTTTCTTGCCGTCCGCAACGACGTCGCCGAGGAAGACGTATACGAGCTGACCAAGGCCATGTACGAGAACCTCGACTTCCTGCGCGGCATCCATCCGGCAACCGGCACGATGAGCCTCGAAACGGCGATCGGCGGACTGCCAGCTCCGCTTCATCCCGGTGCTCTGCGCTACTACGAGGAGCAGGGCCTGGAGATTCCCGACAATCTGAGGCCATAA
- a CDS encoding class I SAM-dependent methyltransferase, translating into MSLPVRKNIDVLTELLDLQGRTIIDVGCGNGGLVRRLAREGAEVTGIECGQAALDAARQETPISNERYLYGTGQDLPLPDHCADAIIYANALHHVPVADMTRALGEAARVLKPGGYLYVQEPLAKGPYFELMRPVDDETEIRAAAQEHLAKAGDMGLTPRTTVHYRIVQKFDSVEDFAAEMARVDPDRLAVVRSMQDELERRFTTLGTPSDGRVAFDQPMKVDLFQVA; encoded by the coding sequence ATGTCGCTACCGGTGCGCAAAAATATCGATGTCCTCACCGAACTTCTGGACCTGCAGGGCCGCACAATCATCGATGTCGGCTGCGGCAACGGCGGGCTGGTCCGCCGGCTGGCCCGCGAAGGCGCGGAGGTAACGGGTATCGAATGCGGTCAAGCGGCGCTTGACGCGGCCCGGCAGGAAACACCGATCAGCAACGAACGCTATCTTTACGGCACCGGCCAGGACCTTCCGCTGCCCGACCATTGCGCCGATGCGATCATTTACGCCAACGCGCTCCATCACGTTCCCGTTGCCGACATGACGCGGGCACTTGGCGAAGCAGCGCGGGTCTTGAAGCCCGGTGGCTATCTCTATGTTCAGGAACCGCTGGCCAAGGGACCCTATTTCGAACTGATGCGTCCGGTGGACGACGAAACGGAGATCAGGGCAGCCGCGCAGGAACATCTCGCCAAAGCCGGGGATATGGGCCTGACCCCGCGCACCACCGTGCACTACCGGATCGTGCAGAAATTCGACAGCGTCGAAGACTTTGCCGCCGAGATGGCCCGGGTCGATCCCGATCGGCTGGCCGTAGTCAGGTCGATGCAGGATGAATTGGAGCGGCGCTTCACGACCCTCGGCACGCCGTCCGACGGCAGGGTCGCGTTTGATCAGCCAATGAAGGTCGATCTCTTCCAGGTGGCCTGA
- a CDS encoding RsmB/NOP family class I SAM-dependent RNA methyltransferase, with product MRHLRPGLEPYRSIVADIEALNDALNASRPPTVHVNTARIGPPSLIERFQSDGWRAEPLGWMPSGIRLPKVGSPGRHWAYRAGLYQGQEEASMMPVALLQPQPGERVLDLCAAPGNKTAQIALAVGPTGTTVANDRDAHRLGVVRDTALRLGLDRIVSVVHDGATFPLPAGAFDRVLVDAPCTSEGSSKVSRDPDRVVDPGYRRWVMGQQKALLRRAIDLCRPGGRVVYSTCTFCPDENEGVVAAVLNDVGDRARLADVRLPGLRTSPGLTGTTGLSSGGRPLAPELARSVRLWPHIAGTGGFFAAAIDVLGEPPGQMPERHRHRAFRDEDHGALRAAYQDIFGLPDAAFDGRVLVAKGEAIVMVARDLQAPSHPVPATYGLPLARARGTAPKMTTAAAMALAPFASGNVIDLTADQRDAFHARRTIELDNGQMPKSRKSRMVILRYEGFGLGVGFLARDGAPLVESQFPRIWSSHKARRNSGTHS from the coding sequence ATGCGCCATCTCCGCCCCGGCCTAGAGCCGTATCGTTCGATCGTCGCGGATATCGAGGCACTGAACGATGCACTGAACGCTTCCAGGCCACCGACGGTTCATGTCAACACTGCCCGCATTGGCCCGCCGTCGCTGATCGAGCGATTCCAGTCCGATGGCTGGCGCGCCGAACCCCTCGGCTGGATGCCATCGGGCATCAGGCTTCCAAAGGTCGGTTCGCCCGGTCGTCATTGGGCCTATCGGGCCGGGCTCTATCAGGGTCAGGAAGAAGCCTCGATGATGCCCGTGGCCCTGCTGCAACCGCAGCCCGGTGAACGGGTGCTCGATCTCTGCGCGGCGCCGGGCAACAAGACGGCGCAAATCGCGTTGGCGGTGGGGCCGACGGGGACGACCGTCGCCAACGACCGCGACGCCCACAGGCTCGGCGTCGTGCGTGACACCGCGCTTCGCCTCGGACTCGACCGCATTGTGTCAGTCGTGCACGACGGTGCCACCTTTCCGTTGCCCGCCGGAGCGTTCGACCGCGTCCTGGTCGACGCTCCCTGTACGTCGGAAGGCTCGTCGAAGGTCAGCCGCGATCCCGACCGCGTGGTCGACCCCGGATACCGCCGCTGGGTCATGGGTCAGCAAAAGGCACTGCTGCGCCGGGCGATCGATCTGTGCCGGCCCGGCGGGAGGGTCGTCTATTCCACCTGCACCTTTTGCCCCGACGAGAACGAGGGCGTCGTTGCCGCTGTCCTGAACGACGTCGGCGATCGGGCACGACTGGCGGATGTCAGATTGCCGGGGCTGCGCACCTCGCCCGGCCTCACCGGCACAACCGGCTTATCCTCCGGCGGACGGCCGCTTGCGCCGGAACTGGCAAGGTCGGTCAGGCTTTGGCCGCATATCGCCGGGACCGGCGGCTTCTTCGCCGCGGCGATCGATGTCCTCGGAGAGCCCCCCGGTCAGATGCCCGAACGCCACCGGCACCGGGCTTTCCGCGACGAAGATCACGGCGCACTGCGCGCGGCCTATCAGGACATATTCGGGCTTCCCGATGCCGCGTTCGACGGCCGTGTGCTCGTCGCCAAGGGCGAGGCAATCGTGATGGTCGCCCGCGATCTTCAGGCGCCCTCGCACCCGGTCCCGGCGACATACGGTTTGCCGCTGGCGCGAGCCCGCGGGACGGCGCCGAAGATGACCACAGCGGCCGCCATGGCCCTTGCGCCGTTCGCAAGCGGCAACGTAATCGACCTGACGGCCGATCAACGTGACGCCTTCCACGCCCGTCGAACGATCGAACTCGACAACGGGCAGATGCCGAAATCGCGCAAAAGCCGGATGGTTATCCTGCGATATGAAGGGTTTGGCTTGGGTGTCGGCTTTCTCGCCCGTGACGGCGCACCGCTCGTGGAAAGCCAGTTTCCCCGGATCTGGTCGTCGCACAAGGCACGCCGAAATTCCGGCACGCACTCGTGA
- a CDS encoding ABC transporter ATP-binding protein, which produces MDSIYAFFERLLDPIRPGSTSGTPSRPPDRTAAFFLAYLHPLKGLIAVTLVIAGIAAVSELALYAFLGLLVDWMANTDPALFFEVHGWALVGMAVVALIIRPISTLASRGLINLAIVPGLTNRVRWENHRYVVRQSLNFFQNDFAGRIAQKVMQTGPALREAVVNVIDGVWFLAIYLIGTIALLVGLDWRLLIPVALWMVGYAVVIMTMVPPVRARSAAVSEANSSLSGRIVDSYSNIQSVKLFAHGEREDQFARVGIDRHTSTFRQLMRSILTMTVTLTVLNSLLILAIAVQSITMWQAGAISVGAIATANGLIIRLTQMSGWVLRTITSLFENIGTVQNGVDTVSRPNVVMDTPGARPLQVTKGEIRFENVRFNYGADPDSGSASGGTVGEGGSGVIDDVSLTVAPGEKIGLVGPSGAGKSTLVNILLRFHDLEGGRITIDGQDIASVTQDSLRANIAMVSQDTSLMHRSIRDNIRYGRPDASDADIAAAARHAKADTFIPDLVDPHGRTGYDAHVGERGIKLSGGQRQRIAIARVILKDAPILILDEATSALDSEVEAAIQEQLDQLMEGKTVIAIAHRLSTIAAMNRLVVLDQGRIVEEGTHTDLVDRRGIYSRLWKRQSGGFIRYDQAI; this is translated from the coding sequence ATGGATTCGATTTATGCGTTCTTCGAGCGACTCCTGGACCCAATCCGGCCTGGCTCGACTTCCGGCACACCCAGCCGACCGCCCGACCGGACGGCAGCATTTTTCCTTGCCTATCTGCACCCGCTCAAGGGGCTGATCGCCGTCACGCTCGTCATTGCCGGCATTGCTGCCGTGTCGGAACTGGCTCTCTATGCCTTTCTCGGACTGCTGGTCGACTGGATGGCCAACACCGATCCGGCGTTGTTCTTTGAAGTGCACGGATGGGCGCTCGTTGGAATGGCGGTGGTCGCTTTGATCATACGGCCGATTTCCACGCTGGCATCGCGCGGACTTATTAATCTGGCGATCGTGCCGGGCCTGACGAACCGGGTGCGCTGGGAAAACCATCGCTATGTCGTGCGCCAGAGCCTGAACTTCTTTCAGAACGACTTTGCCGGCCGCATCGCGCAAAAGGTGATGCAGACGGGGCCGGCCCTGCGCGAAGCCGTGGTCAACGTGATCGACGGTGTATGGTTTCTGGCGATCTATCTTATCGGCACCATTGCCCTGCTTGTCGGGCTGGACTGGCGACTTCTGATCCCCGTGGCGCTGTGGATGGTCGGATATGCCGTGGTCATCATGACCATGGTACCGCCGGTTCGGGCGCGGTCGGCCGCCGTTTCCGAGGCAAACTCGTCGCTGTCCGGCCGGATCGTGGACAGCTATTCGAACATCCAGTCGGTCAAGCTGTTCGCCCACGGAGAACGCGAAGACCAGTTTGCCCGCGTCGGCATCGACCGGCACACGTCTACGTTTCGCCAGTTGATGCGATCGATCCTGACCATGACCGTCACCCTTACGGTTCTGAACAGCCTGTTGATCCTGGCGATCGCCGTTCAATCGATCACCATGTGGCAGGCGGGCGCCATCAGTGTCGGCGCGATCGCCACCGCCAACGGTCTCATCATCCGCCTGACCCAGATGTCCGGCTGGGTATTGCGGACGATTACGTCGCTTTTCGAGAACATCGGCACGGTTCAGAACGGCGTCGACACCGTCTCCCGCCCGAACGTCGTCATGGACACCCCCGGAGCCCGTCCGCTGCAGGTCACCAAAGGTGAAATACGCTTCGAGAACGTCCGGTTCAACTATGGCGCCGACCCGGATTCGGGTTCGGCTTCGGGGGGAACCGTCGGCGAAGGCGGCAGCGGCGTCATCGACGACGTCAGCCTGACAGTGGCGCCCGGCGAGAAAATCGGCCTGGTCGGTCCTTCCGGCGCCGGCAAATCGACGCTCGTCAACATCCTGCTCCGGTTTCACGATCTGGAAGGCGGCCGGATAACCATCGATGGTCAGGATATTGCGTCGGTGACCCAGGACAGCCTTAGGGCGAATATCGCGATGGTCTCCCAGGACACATCGCTGATGCACCGGTCGATCCGCGACAATATCCGTTATGGCCGGCCCGACGCCTCGGACGCCGACATTGCCGCAGCCGCGCGCCACGCCAAGGCAGACACCTTCATCCCCGACCTGGTCGATCCCCACGGCCGGACAGGTTACGACGCCCATGTCGGCGAGCGCGGCATCAAGCTCTCCGGGGGGCAGCGCCAGCGTATCGCCATCGCCCGCGTCATCCTCAAGGATGCTCCGATCCTGATCCTCGACGAAGCGACATCGGCACTGGATTCCGAGGTCGAAGCCGCCATCCAGGAACAGCTCGATCAGTTGATGGAGGGCAAAACGGTCATCGCCATTGCCCACCGTCTTTCCACCATCGCCGCCATGAACCGTCTGGTCGTTCTGGACCAGGGACGAATCGTCGAGGAAGGCACGCATACCGATCTCGTCGACCGGCGGGGAATATACAGCCGATTGTGGAAGCGCCAGTCCGGAGGGTTCATCAGGTACGATCAGGCCATATAG
- a CDS encoding 2Fe-2S iron-sulfur cluster-binding protein has translation MSTDYHINVIDHEGIAHKVPARPGMPVMRLIADAGLLIRAECGGCCSCATCHVHVDDQWFSVVGEPSAEEENTLDSAMDIGDTSRLSCQMSFVPEWDGLTVTLTQDTL, from the coding sequence GTGTCCACTGATTATCACATCAATGTGATCGACCACGAAGGCATCGCGCACAAGGTGCCGGCGCGCCCTGGCATGCCCGTCATGCGGCTGATCGCCGATGCCGGTCTGCTGATTCGGGCGGAATGCGGCGGCTGTTGTTCCTGTGCAACCTGCCATGTGCATGTCGACGATCAATGGTTCAGCGTGGTCGGAGAGCCCAGCGCGGAAGAGGAGAACACCCTCGACTCCGCCATGGATATCGGGGACACATCGCGTCTCTCATGCCAGATGTCGTTCGTTCCCGAGTGGGACGGATTGACTGTCACCCTGACGCAGGACACGCTTTAG
- a CDS encoding dienelactone hydrolase family protein, protein MEIRSAKKPWGEQLRTVCGSLTVCFAVLVAGTGLARGEDAGSYQTAAVDDANSVLSSDDWPVRSVTGSAIDISWPVVETLDPSYGEPVTFPTRNPFTLTHWLLGIEIGEPHVAQARLFVPESATAEAPVPAVVLMHGAGGVLPAREIAYARQLMASGIAAIVVDSFGSRSEFTGNLYAARIFRTTEMMMVADAYAALDYLSVVEGVDESRVALMGFSYGGITSMIAAQAQVAEVAMADEDRRFVAHIAYYGPCIARFADRRTTGAPVLFLMGGRDALVDPERCEDVAEDLRAGGSPVRTVFYEDAYHQWDGALVGPRRIGYNIAPCDMRIGPDGVVWDGRTGLPMTGPITRLAILMSCTTTEGFLVGRDDEVRHQSNAEVARVLESVFNHPGRDPWSDHAGSVVTETPIR, encoded by the coding sequence ATGGAAATTCGTTCAGCGAAAAAACCCTGGGGGGAGCAATTGCGCACTGTTTGCGGCAGTCTCACGGTTTGTTTCGCGGTTCTGGTGGCCGGCACCGGTCTGGCCCGGGGTGAAGACGCGGGAAGCTATCAGACGGCTGCGGTCGATGACGCGAACAGCGTCTTGAGCAGTGACGACTGGCCCGTCCGCAGCGTTACCGGCTCGGCAATTGACATATCCTGGCCGGTCGTTGAAACGCTGGACCCCAGCTATGGCGAGCCGGTCACGTTTCCCACCCGCAACCCGTTCACACTGACGCACTGGTTGCTCGGCATTGAAATCGGCGAACCGCATGTGGCACAGGCCCGCCTGTTCGTCCCTGAATCGGCGACAGCGGAGGCGCCGGTACCGGCCGTCGTCCTGATGCACGGGGCCGGCGGCGTTCTTCCGGCGCGGGAGATTGCCTATGCCCGGCAACTTATGGCGTCGGGCATCGCTGCCATCGTGGTCGACAGCTTCGGTTCCCGAAGCGAGTTCACCGGGAATCTTTACGCTGCACGCATCTTCAGAACGACCGAGATGATGATGGTGGCCGACGCCTATGCGGCTCTCGATTATTTGTCGGTTGTCGAAGGCGTTGACGAGTCGCGCGTCGCGCTCATGGGCTTTTCCTATGGCGGGATCACGTCGATGATCGCGGCTCAGGCCCAGGTGGCCGAGGTCGCAATGGCGGATGAGGATCGGCGGTTCGTGGCCCATATCGCCTATTACGGACCATGCATTGCCCGGTTCGCCGACCGCCGCACGACAGGAGCCCCGGTACTTTTCCTGATGGGTGGAAGGGATGCGCTGGTCGATCCCGAACGCTGCGAGGATGTGGCCGAGGATCTTCGTGCCGGTGGCTCGCCGGTCAGGACCGTGTTCTATGAAGATGCCTATCACCAGTGGGACGGTGCGCTGGTTGGCCCACGGCGGATCGGCTACAACATAGCGCCCTGCGACATGCGCATCGGTCCCGATGGGGTCGTCTGGGACGGGCGGACCGGCCTGCCCATGACGGGACCGATCACGCGTCTGGCGATCCTGATGTCCTGCACGACGACCGAAGGTTTCCTCGTCGGCCGGGATGACGAGGTTCGGCATCAGTCGAACGCCGAAGTGGCCCGGGTGCTGGAATCCGTTTTCAACCACCCCGGCCGCGATCCCTGGTCCGACCATGCCGGAAGTGTCGTGACCGAGACCCCGATCCGGTGA
- a CDS encoding ATP-binding protein, whose protein sequence is MDRIVTVFRMVSRLSRLGGLAERVNVSAAVAGATADEAETVERAVVEAVANAIKHGYDGQSNMPMKIVVACTPAGLMIDVFDSGPPIPPAVIASMRGCRNWDPSDPAPEVGAGLPTIGACMDGVAYNRRLGVNRLRMTKNLGCAAPEAQKRGAA, encoded by the coding sequence ATGGACAGGATCGTAACGGTTTTTCGAATGGTGAGCCGATTGTCGCGGCTGGGCGGTCTGGCCGAGCGGGTCAACGTCTCGGCGGCCGTCGCCGGTGCGACCGCCGATGAGGCGGAGACGGTCGAGCGGGCCGTGGTCGAGGCTGTCGCCAACGCCATCAAGCACGGCTATGATGGCCAGTCGAACATGCCGATGAAGATCGTCGTCGCCTGCACGCCGGCCGGGCTCATGATCGATGTCTTCGACAGCGGGCCGCCGATTCCGCCCGCCGTCATCGCGTCCATGCGCGGTTGCCGCAATTGGGACCCGTCCGATCCGGCACCCGAGGTCGGCGCAGGCCTGCCGACGATCGGCGCCTGTATGGATGGCGTGGCGTACAACCGGCGGCTCGGCGTCAACCGGCTGCGGATGACGAAGAATCTCGGCTGCGCGGCTCCGGAGGCGCAGAAGCGCGGCGCCGCCTGA
- a CDS encoding PAS domain S-box protein, protein MRDSHMATSVPGPYRDEGARDDETGHGSSERGDFVAILGIVGSSDPISAGSAVTVLMGSRDFGAIVGLPETVAMPCPLDAAKHICDAARHALADSIQRAIDMRTPLVRPFPLNYGTDEVPWTARPWATLTPMNAGGGFSAVALRIDTRITDELDVVQQTDDTVLTTVPTETGDETWSLQRSLRALSAAYAAFSWKTDRDGRIGFISEGVTRILGYEPQEMYGHTPAEFMPRDEVLRINAGFTSFPHKLEMPMDLEHKFQRKDGGEVWVRVVMIPVFDPITGIRRGHHGLTIDISDRKEAEKALGATVARHYALFEAARDAIVILDLESGTVIEANRQATVVTCRALETLVNHDYRALFADSDLARLDRLLSTAAAESATIDDEFALRRPDGSLVPAALRATSVTVEGRPLIQLIVRTLEDRISYERQLRQERYSAQAANRSKTEFLANMSHELRTPLNAIIGFSEVLDQEMFGSLSDRQKDYVADILDSGRHLLEIINSILDLSKIEVGKFELAEHVIDIGETVGKCLALVRERAVASGVHLDRDIAASLPYLRADPVRIKQILLNLLSNAVKFTGKDGLVKTSAMLDTTSGEMLIEISDTGVGMTPEEIGRAMQPFTQVHGDRNRRFEGTGLGLSLAQRLCEQHGGSLEIASEPQVGTRAIIRLPCDRLISLGNVPAAPSDD, encoded by the coding sequence ATGCGCGATTCCCATATGGCAACCAGCGTTCCCGGCCCTTACCGGGACGAGGGAGCGCGTGACGACGAAACCGGCCACGGATCCAGCGAGCGCGGCGACTTCGTTGCCATACTGGGCATCGTCGGCAGCTCGGATCCGATCAGCGCCGGGTCGGCAGTCACGGTGCTGATGGGGTCCAGGGACTTCGGCGCGATCGTGGGCTTGCCGGAAACCGTTGCCATGCCGTGCCCGCTCGACGCCGCAAAACACATATGCGACGCCGCCCGCCATGCCCTTGCGGACTCGATACAGCGCGCCATCGACATGCGCACGCCGCTCGTTCGACCTTTTCCGCTGAACTATGGCACAGACGAGGTACCATGGACTGCGCGTCCCTGGGCAACCCTGACGCCAATGAATGCTGGCGGCGGCTTCAGCGCCGTCGCGCTCAGGATCGATACCCGGATCACCGATGAACTCGATGTGGTGCAGCAAACCGACGACACTGTGCTGACGACGGTTCCGACGGAAACCGGCGACGAGACCTGGTCGCTGCAGCGCAGTCTGCGTGCCTTGTCGGCCGCCTATGCCGCCTTCTCGTGGAAAACCGATCGTGACGGCCGTATCGGCTTCATCAGTGAGGGGGTCACGCGTATTCTGGGCTATGAACCACAGGAAATGTACGGCCACACCCCGGCAGAGTTCATGCCACGCGACGAAGTGCTGCGGATAAACGCAGGCTTCACGAGCTTTCCGCATAAACTCGAAATGCCGATGGATCTTGAGCACAAATTCCAGCGAAAGGACGGTGGCGAGGTCTGGGTCCGCGTTGTCATGATCCCGGTATTCGATCCGATTACCGGCATCCGCCGGGGGCATCATGGCCTGACGATCGACATTTCGGACCGCAAGGAGGCCGAAAAGGCGCTGGGCGCAACGGTCGCCCGGCACTATGCCCTGTTCGAGGCAGCCAGAGACGCCATCGTCATTCTCGATCTCGAATCCGGGACCGTGATCGAGGCAAATCGCCAGGCGACCGTGGTTACCTGTCGCGCACTGGAAACGCTGGTGAATCACGATTATCGGGCTCTGTTCGCCGATTCCGACCTTGCGCGGCTCGATCGGCTTCTCAGCACCGCTGCCGCTGAGTCGGCGACCATAGACGACGAATTCGCCCTCAGGCGTCCGGACGGTTCTCTCGTTCCGGCCGCCTTGCGGGCGACATCGGTAACGGTCGAAGGTCGGCCCCTGATCCAGTTGATCGTGAGAACGCTTGAGGACAGGATCTCTTACGAGCGTCAACTTCGCCAGGAACGGTATTCGGCCCAGGCCGCCAATCGTTCGAAGACCGAGTTTCTGGCCAATATGAGCCACGAGCTGCGAACGCCACTGAACGCCATCATCGGATTTTCCGAAGTGCTAGACCAGGAGATGTTCGGCTCCCTGTCCGACAGGCAGAAGGATTATGTCGCCGACATTCTCGATTCCGGGCGGCATCTTCTGGAAATCATCAACAGCATTCTCGACCTTTCAAAGATCGAGGTCGGCAAATTCGAACTGGCCGAGCATGTCATCGATATCGGTGAGACCGTCGGAAAATGTCTGGCGCTGGTCAGGGAGCGGGCCGTCGCGAGCGGCGTCCATCTCGACCGCGACATAGCAGCCAGTCTGCCCTATCTTCGGGCCGATCCTGTCAGAATAAAGCAGATACTGCTTAACCTTTTATCGAATGCCGTGAAATTCACCGGCAAGGACGGCCTGGTAAAGACCTCGGCAATGCTGGATACAACAAGCGGCGAAATGCTGATTGAAATTTCCGACACGGGGGTCGGCATGACACCGGAGGAAATCGGGCGGGCGATGCAGCCCTTTACTCAGGTCCACGGCGATCGCAACCGGCGGTTCGAGGGAACCGGACTCGGCCTGTCGCTGGCGCAACGCCTGTGCGAACAGCATGGCGGTTCGCTGGAAATCGCCAGCGAGCCGCAGGTTGGCACCCGAGCGATAATTCGGCTACCTTGCGACCGTCTTATCTCACTCGGAAACGTCCCGGCAGCGCCATCGGACGACTGA